The Halorhabdus sp. BNX81 genome includes a region encoding these proteins:
- a CDS encoding ParA family protein — protein MSSDTSARPATVCVTNAKGGTGKTTIAINVAGALNERGHDVLFVDMDPQGNATEGLGLLDSYDAEPPTLFDVLTDREMRSSIDDLIVEHEEMDVVPSSVDLLQAEHELTIADLMAWANTDPTVDIDPAALSSLAINVTPETVPGDHALELLDLALSTVKPEYDVIIIDSPPFYGKLTDTAIYAARSVLVPALTEASSERAIELLVDQIAALESQVDIDVDTVGVVANRVEQTNEDTAMLEWLETVFEDYPIWEVRKRVALQRAFSAGTSIFAYEQSVDMESVFLDIAEGIETQYGIEAAEVPA, from the coding sequence ATGAGCAGCGACACATCGGCCCGGCCCGCCACTGTTTGCGTGACCAACGCGAAGGGCGGAACGGGCAAGACGACGATCGCGATCAACGTCGCCGGAGCACTCAACGAGCGGGGCCACGACGTTCTGTTCGTGGACATGGATCCCCAGGGAAACGCCACCGAGGGACTCGGCCTCCTCGACTCCTATGACGCCGAGCCGCCGACGCTGTTCGACGTCCTGACCGACCGAGAGATGCGATCGTCCATCGATGACCTGATCGTCGAACACGAGGAGATGGACGTCGTTCCCAGCAGCGTCGATCTCCTCCAGGCCGAACACGAACTGACGATCGCCGACCTCATGGCGTGGGCGAACACCGATCCGACAGTCGATATCGACCCGGCGGCGCTATCGTCGCTCGCGATCAACGTAACACCCGAGACGGTGCCCGGCGATCACGCACTGGAACTGCTTGATCTGGCGCTGTCGACAGTCAAGCCGGAATACGACGTCATTATCATCGACTCGCCGCCGTTTTACGGGAAACTAACCGATACGGCGATCTACGCAGCCAGGAGCGTGCTCGTGCCGGCGTTGACTGAGGCGAGTTCCGAGCGGGCCATCGAACTCCTCGTCGATCAGATCGCCGCGCTTGAATCCCAGGTCGACATCGACGTCGATACGGTGGGCGTCGTCGCCAACCGCGTCGAGCAGACCAACGAAGACACGGCCATGCTCGAATGGCTCGAGACGGTGTTCGAGGACTATCCGATCTGGGAGGTCCGCAAGCGGGTCGCCCTCCAGCGGGCGTTCTCGGCCGGCACATCTATCTTCGCCTACGAGCAATCGGTAGACATGGAATCGGTCTTTCTCGACATCGCCGAAGGGATCGAAACACAGTACGGGATCGAAGCCGCCGAGGTGCCAGCATGA
- a CDS encoding NuoM family protein, with translation MLLEALLVSVLVSAGVVALAPNRYAGKLAAVLSLVPLGGSLYLWSAFDGASNALLGNDPAFETQFAWFDLGPYALQWHVGLDGVSLPLLVLTTILTTAAIVSAWTPIDERESQFYALVLLLEAGLLGVFAALDFFLWFVFWEVVLVPMYFLIGIWGGPRRKYAAIKFFVYTNVASLVMFIGFLALVFGLGDSVASLDLPVIAQTLQEEGALGSFAGLEPDALKATAFLAMFAGFAVKVPIVPVHTWLPDAHVEAPTPVSVLLAGVLLKMGTYALLRFNFTMLPDVAAANATIIGIFAVVSVIYGAMLALAQRDLKRIVAYSSISSMGYVLLGLIAYTVHGVGGATFQMVSHGFISGLMFMVVGVVYNQTHTRMVGDMSGLADRLPVTAGVFVAAAFGYMGLPLMSGFIGEALIFIGAFPSDVLPGAPLFTALAMFGIVIVAGYLLFAMQRALFGPFELATDYELSRAPVQDVAPLLVLLACVIILGIHPDLFYGMIQDAVAPVVELGGGV, from the coding sequence ATGTTGCTCGAAGCCCTCCTCGTGAGCGTGCTGGTCAGTGCCGGTGTCGTTGCGCTGGCCCCGAACCGCTACGCCGGGAAACTCGCCGCCGTCCTCAGCCTCGTTCCGCTGGGCGGGAGTCTCTACCTGTGGTCGGCCTTCGACGGGGCGAGCAATGCCCTGCTCGGTAACGACCCCGCCTTCGAGACCCAGTTCGCCTGGTTCGACCTGGGGCCGTACGCGCTGCAGTGGCACGTCGGCCTCGACGGCGTGAGCCTGCCGCTGCTCGTTCTGACGACGATCCTCACGACGGCCGCGATCGTCTCGGCCTGGACGCCGATCGATGAACGGGAGTCGCAGTTCTACGCGCTTGTGCTCCTGCTCGAGGCGGGGCTGTTGGGCGTCTTCGCCGCGCTCGATTTCTTCCTGTGGTTCGTCTTCTGGGAGGTCGTACTGGTCCCGATGTACTTCCTGATCGGGATCTGGGGCGGCCCGCGCCGGAAGTACGCCGCGATCAAGTTCTTCGTCTACACGAACGTGGCGAGCCTGGTGATGTTCATCGGCTTCTTGGCGCTGGTGTTCGGGCTCGGCGACAGTGTCGCCAGCCTCGACTTGCCGGTGATCGCACAGACGCTCCAGGAAGAGGGTGCGCTCGGTAGCTTCGCCGGGTTGGAGCCGGATGCACTGAAGGCGACAGCCTTCCTCGCGATGTTCGCCGGGTTCGCGGTCAAGGTCCCGATCGTCCCGGTTCACACCTGGCTGCCCGACGCCCACGTCGAAGCGCCGACGCCGGTGTCGGTGCTGCTCGCCGGCGTCCTCCTGAAGATGGGGACCTACGCCCTGCTGCGGTTCAACTTCACCATGCTGCCCGACGTCGCGGCGGCCAACGCGACGATCATCGGGATCTTCGCCGTCGTGAGCGTCATCTACGGCGCGATGCTCGCGCTGGCCCAGCGCGACTTAAAGCGGATCGTCGCCTACTCCTCCATCTCGTCGATGGGGTACGTCCTGCTGGGGCTGATCGCCTACACCGTCCACGGCGTGGGCGGGGCGACCTTCCAGATGGTCAGCCACGGGTTCATCTCGGGGCTGATGTTCATGGTCGTCGGCGTGGTCTACAACCAGACCCACACCCGGATGGTCGGCGACATGTCCGGGCTGGCGGATCGACTGCCGGTGACCGCGGGGGTCTTCGTCGCGGCGGCCTTCGGCTACATGGGGCTGCCGCTGATGAGCGGGTTCATCGGGGAGGCGCTGATCTTCATCGGCGCGTTCCCATCGGACGTGCTCCCGGGCGCGCCGCTGTTCACCGCGCTTGCGATGTTCGGTATCGTGATCGTCGCCGGCTACCTCCTCTTTGCGATGCAGCGGGCGCTGTTCGGGCCGTTCGAACTCGCAACCGACTACGAACTCTCACGCGCGCCGGTCCAGGACGTCGCGCCGTTGCTCGTCCTGCTTGCGTGTGTGATCATCCTCGGGATCCATCCTGACCTGTTCTACGGGATGATCCAGGACGCGGTTGCGCCGGTCGTCGAACTCGGAGGTGGTGTCTGA
- a CDS encoding NADH-quinone oxidoreductase subunit N, whose amino-acid sequence MAAIELPQWAALAPALVLGLTALVLFVIDSIEPEPDTTNTGLLTAVGLAGALTALGFNVWYLAAGTGQPGAIELFGDQLIVDGMTLVFGTIVASVLALVVLGSYDYYTGVPYRAEYFSLLFLAATGMTLLGAVNSFATALLALELASLPSYALVASLKDNKGSVEGGLKYFLVGALSSAIFIYGISLVYAATGHLAFTEVAAALGDAPAGILGVGVVMVAGGVAFKTASVPFHFWAPEAYEGAPTPISAFLSSASKAAGFVLAFRLFTTAFPHDLISGTIDWLLLFQILAVATMVLGNFAAATQRNVKRMLAYSSIGHAGYVLIALAALTPQADGSLVLGAGMLHLLVYGFMNTGAFLFVALAEYWDVGRTFEDYNGLAREAPVAAVAMTIFLFSLAGLPVGAGFISKYVLFGAAVNAGLWWLAAVGAIASALSLFYYSRVVKALWFEEPTQSFEIESYPIGLYTAIIVAAVVTVLLLPAFGFPSEKAIAAAAALV is encoded by the coding sequence ATGGCAGCCATAGAACTCCCACAGTGGGCCGCGCTCGCCCCCGCGCTGGTGCTCGGGCTGACGGCGTTGGTCCTGTTCGTGATCGACAGCATCGAGCCGGAACCCGACACGACGAACACCGGCCTCCTCACCGCGGTGGGACTCGCAGGCGCACTCACTGCGCTCGGGTTCAACGTCTGGTATCTGGCGGCCGGAACCGGCCAACCGGGCGCGATCGAACTGTTCGGCGACCAGTTGATCGTCGATGGCATGACTCTCGTCTTCGGGACGATCGTCGCCAGCGTCCTCGCACTGGTTGTTCTCGGGAGCTACGACTACTATACTGGCGTGCCCTACCGGGCGGAGTACTTCTCGCTACTCTTCCTGGCGGCGACCGGGATGACCCTGCTCGGCGCGGTCAACAGCTTCGCGACGGCACTGCTCGCCCTCGAACTGGCGAGCCTGCCGTCCTACGCGCTGGTGGCCTCGCTCAAGGACAACAAGGGTAGCGTGGAGGGTGGACTGAAATACTTCCTCGTCGGCGCGCTGTCCTCGGCGATCTTCATCTACGGGATCAGCCTGGTCTACGCCGCGACGGGCCACCTCGCGTTCACCGAGGTCGCGGCCGCACTCGGGGACGCCCCGGCCGGCATTCTCGGCGTCGGCGTCGTGATGGTCGCCGGCGGCGTCGCCTTCAAGACCGCGAGCGTCCCCTTCCACTTCTGGGCCCCCGAGGCCTACGAGGGCGCACCGACGCCGATCTCGGCGTTCCTCTCCTCGGCGTCGAAGGCCGCCGGGTTCGTCCTCGCGTTCCGGCTCTTCACGACGGCGTTCCCCCATGACCTGATCAGCGGCACCATCGACTGGCTGCTCCTCTTCCAGATCCTGGCGGTCGCCACGATGGTGCTTGGCAACTTCGCAGCCGCAACCCAACGGAACGTCAAGCGGATGCTCGCGTACTCCTCGATCGGTCACGCCGGGTACGTCCTGATCGCGCTCGCGGCACTCACACCACAGGCCGACGGCAGCCTGGTGCTCGGGGCCGGCATGCTCCACCTGCTGGTCTACGGGTTCATGAACACCGGCGCGTTCCTGTTCGTCGCGCTGGCGGAGTACTGGGACGTCGGCCGGACGTTCGAGGACTACAACGGCCTGGCGCGGGAAGCCCCGGTCGCTGCCGTGGCGATGACGATCTTCCTGTTCAGCCTCGCCGGCCTGCCCGTCGGGGCGGGCTTCATCTCGAAGTACGTCCTCTTCGGCGCGGCCGTCAACGCGGGGCTGTGGTGGCTGGCCGCGGTCGGTGCAATCGCCAGCGCCCTCTCGCTGTTCTACTACTCGCGGGTCGTCAAGGCGCTGTGGTTCGAGGAGCCGACCCAGTCCTTCGAGATCGAATCCTACCCGATCGGGCTGTACACGGCCATCATCGTCGCGGCGGTCGTGACGGTCCTGCTCCTTCCGGCCTTCGGCTTCCCGAGCGAGAAGGCGATCGCCGCCGCGGCCGCGCTGGTGTAA
- a CDS encoding chemotaxis protein CheW — protein sequence MSDEDDRMDRAERIKQLRQGRRGGQANDAPEDTADDETDASAEQTSADEPAETETGDSPAEADSVPDSEGESGATGGAAAESPAEPDERGEMTDDPATTTDAAASDDAETPPDGDTDEAPPAGESNPAGTDSDEADDALSAAQAAAQAAAEFETDDLSDIESGSDEAGEMDAEAGDNAAAPAGATIAGADVEETTEAETRVLEFRLGEERYCLDIEYVEEIVREETVTRVPNTPEYVNGVVDLRGQITTILDPKIAADIETNADDQLIIVFDADTFEDHGEIGWLVDAVDQVSLIAESDVKEPPVEKPYINGVIERGDEFVIWTTPELALDVTEE from the coding sequence ATGAGTGACGAAGACGATCGAATGGACAGGGCGGAGCGTATCAAGCAACTGCGACAGGGTCGCCGTGGTGGACAGGCTAACGATGCGCCCGAGGACACGGCGGACGACGAAACCGACGCCAGCGCGGAACAGACGAGCGCTGATGAACCCGCCGAGACTGAAACAGGCGATTCCCCCGCGGAAGCAGACTCTGTGCCGGACTCCGAAGGGGAGAGCGGAGCCACTGGCGGAGCAGCCGCCGAGAGCCCGGCCGAACCGGACGAGCGGGGTGAGATGACGGACGACCCGGCGACGACAACCGACGCCGCTGCGAGCGACGACGCCGAGACTCCGCCGGACGGGGACACAGACGAAGCGCCACCGGCGGGAGAATCGAACCCGGCCGGGACGGACAGTGACGAGGCGGACGATGCCCTCTCAGCAGCGCAGGCGGCGGCCCAGGCGGCGGCGGAATTCGAGACTGACGACCTCTCCGACATCGAATCAGGCAGCGACGAAGCCGGCGAGATGGACGCAGAAGCCGGGGACAACGCGGCAGCGCCGGCGGGTGCAACCATCGCCGGAGCCGACGTCGAAGAGACGACCGAAGCCGAGACACGCGTCCTGGAGTTCCGGCTGGGCGAGGAGCGCTACTGTCTCGACATCGAATACGTCGAAGAGATCGTCAGAGAGGAGACCGTCACGCGGGTTCCCAACACCCCGGAGTACGTCAATGGCGTCGTGGACCTGCGGGGCCAGATCACGACGATTCTCGATCCGAAGATCGCGGCCGACATCGAGACGAACGCCGATGACCAACTCATCATCGTCTTCGACGCCGATACGTTCGAAGATCACGGAGAGATCGGGTGGCTCGTCGACGCCGTCGACCAGGTGTCGCTTATCGCGGAGTCAGACGTCAAGGAACCCCCTGTCGAGAAACCGTACATCAACGGAGTCATCGAGCGAGGGGACGAATTCGTCATCTGGACGACGCCGGAGCTCGCCCTGGACGTCACTGAGGAGTAA
- a CDS encoding FlaD/FlaE family flagellar protein, whose protein sequence is MSINPRDYDLDELRKMARERGGATIPVGDDEEDGSTPAPDLDAGGLSGDVLGDDAYRSQLYRQLLPLESMAGGDPEKPYLRSLPETYAGELIVFEWLSYLLEKAGFRGANEAIDYYVEVNWITDDVGDDLDDYLLGLDERSADGDLTIDDHLLSLVHIGKLASMQ, encoded by the coding sequence ATGTCGATCAACCCCCGGGATTACGACCTCGACGAACTCCGGAAGATGGCCCGCGAACGCGGCGGGGCCACGATTCCGGTCGGTGACGACGAGGAGGACGGATCCACGCCAGCCCCGGATTTGGACGCCGGCGGCCTGAGCGGTGACGTGCTCGGCGACGACGCGTATCGCTCCCAACTGTACCGCCAGTTGCTCCCACTGGAAAGTATGGCCGGCGGCGACCCTGAAAAGCCCTACTTGCGTTCCCTGCCCGAAACGTACGCGGGCGAACTCATCGTCTTCGAGTGGCTATCCTACCTGCTCGAAAAAGCCGGGTTCCGTGGCGCAAACGAGGCCATCGACTACTACGTCGAGGTCAACTGGATCACCGACGATGTCGGCGACGACCTCGATGACTACCTGCTCGGCCTCGACGAGCGTTCGGCCGACGGCGATCTGACCATCGACGACCATCTGTTGAGTCTGGTCCACATCGGCAAGCTGGCGTCGATGCAATGA
- the mvaD gene encoding phosphomevalonate decarboxylase MvaD, translating to MKATATAHPIQGLVKYHGIRDPELRTPYHDSISLCTAPSNSTTTVAFEPERPEDEYVIDGERIDGRGAERIRTVVDHVRDRADLDKRVRVASENNFPSNVGFGSSASGFAALAMALVEAAGLDLSRPEISTIARRGSTSAARAVTGGFSDLRAGSNDADCRSKRLDVPFEDDVRIVGAVIPAYKETEEAHAEAEDSHMFEGRLAHVHEQLADTRDALGTGDFERTFEIAEHDTLSLAATTMTGPSGWVYWQPESLEVFETVRDLRDDGVPVYFSGDTGASIYVNTTAEYVDRVESAIEALGIETLTWHVGGPARVRDPDEALF from the coding sequence ATGAAAGCGACAGCGACGGCCCACCCGATCCAGGGGCTGGTGAAGTACCACGGGATACGCGACCCCGAACTCCGGACGCCGTATCACGACTCGATCAGCCTCTGTACCGCGCCGAGTAACTCCACGACGACGGTCGCCTTCGAACCCGAGCGTCCCGAGGATGAGTACGTCATCGACGGCGAACGCATCGACGGGCGCGGAGCCGAGCGCATCCGGACGGTCGTCGATCACGTCCGTGATCGGGCCGATCTCGACAAGCGCGTCCGCGTCGCAAGTGAGAACAACTTCCCGTCGAACGTCGGCTTTGGCTCCTCGGCGTCGGGATTCGCGGCGCTGGCGATGGCCCTCGTCGAGGCAGCCGGGCTGGACCTCTCACGCCCGGAGATCTCGACGATTGCCCGACGTGGCTCGACCTCGGCGGCGCGGGCGGTCACGGGCGGCTTTTCGGACCTGCGGGCGGGCAGTAACGACGCCGACTGCCGTTCGAAGCGACTCGACGTCCCCTTCGAGGATGACGTTCGGATCGTCGGCGCGGTGATCCCTGCTTACAAGGAAACCGAGGAAGCCCATGCGGAGGCCGAAGACAGCCACATGTTCGAGGGCCGACTCGCCCACGTCCACGAACAGTTGGCGGACACGCGCGACGCGCTCGGGACGGGCGACTTCGAGCGGACCTTCGAGATCGCCGAACACGACACGCTCTCGCTGGCGGCGACGACGATGACCGGCCCCAGCGGCTGGGTCTACTGGCAACCCGAGAGCCTCGAAGTCTTCGAGACGGTTCGGGACCTTCGCGACGACGGGGTTCCCGTCTACTTCTCCGGCGATACCGGCGCGAGCATCTACGTCAACACCACGGCCGAGTACGTCGACCGCGTCGAATCGGCGATCGAAGCACTCGGGATCGAGACGCTCACCTGGCACGTTGGTGGGCCCGCCCGCGTCCGCGATCCCGACGAAGCACTGTTCTAG
- a CDS encoding FAD-dependent oxidoreductase: MRVAIFGAGYAGLGVARRLERSLPDDVELIVVDESGEHVVRHLLHRGIRYPDELAHIRLPLGLVLERATIREARVEALDHTAGVATLTDGETLSYDFGVVTLGGDPEFFGLEDVAEYATPLHRPADVDTIRDDFEAVLADGGRVVVGGGGLTGIQTAGELAALARERDASETVAVTLVEQADAVPPGFDDRLQDAVGDALESAGVECHTSTTITGATDDAVTVADGDPIRYDQFVWAGGIRGPAAQDGDRPTVPATLRLGPNAFALGDAADVVDADGTRVPPTAHAAIRQAGVAATNVARVVEHRLAPGGFEPRLERYNDDEMGWLVSVGDDAVARVGPTILSGAPANAVKTTVGAGYLTSIGAVEDAVAHVQDAVAHESARDVTPQ; the protein is encoded by the coding sequence ATGCGCGTCGCTATCTTCGGAGCGGGATACGCCGGGCTGGGTGTCGCTCGACGGCTGGAACGATCATTACCCGACGACGTCGAGTTGATCGTCGTCGACGAGTCGGGCGAACACGTCGTCCGCCACCTGCTTCACCGGGGCATTCGCTACCCGGACGAACTTGCACACATTCGGCTTCCGCTGGGACTCGTCCTTGAGCGCGCCACGATCAGAGAAGCCCGCGTCGAGGCCCTCGATCATACCGCGGGCGTCGCCACCCTGACCGACGGTGAGACACTGTCCTACGACTTCGGGGTTGTCACGCTCGGTGGCGATCCGGAGTTCTTCGGGCTGGAGGATGTCGCCGAGTACGCCACGCCGCTGCACCGACCGGCCGATGTCGACACGATCCGGGATGACTTTGAGGCCGTCCTTGCAGACGGTGGCCGCGTCGTCGTCGGTGGCGGTGGACTCACCGGCATCCAGACGGCGGGCGAACTCGCGGCGCTCGCCCGTGAGCGCGACGCGAGCGAGACGGTCGCGGTCACACTCGTCGAGCAGGCCGACGCGGTACCCCCGGGGTTCGACGACCGCCTGCAGGACGCCGTCGGGGATGCACTCGAATCGGCCGGCGTGGAATGCCACACGTCGACGACGATCACCGGTGCCACCGACGATGCGGTTACAGTCGCCGATGGCGACCCGATCCGGTACGATCAGTTCGTCTGGGCCGGCGGCATCCGGGGGCCAGCGGCCCAGGACGGCGACCGACCGACGGTGCCGGCGACGCTTCGACTGGGGCCGAACGCGTTCGCACTCGGTGACGCCGCAGACGTCGTCGACGCCGACGGGACACGCGTGCCGCCGACGGCTCATGCGGCGATCCGCCAGGCCGGTGTCGCGGCGACGAACGTCGCTCGCGTGGTCGAGCATCGCCTGGCACCCGGCGGGTTCGAGCCGCGGCTTGAACGATATAACGACGATGAAATGGGGTGGCTCGTTAGCGTCGGCGACGACGCGGTTGCCAGAGTCGGGCCGACGATCCTCTCAGGGGCCCCAGCAAACGCAGTCAAAACGACCGTCGGGGCAGGGTATTTGACAAGTATCGGTGCCGTCGAAGACGCCGTCGCACACGTTCAGGATGCAGTCGCACACGAATCTGCGCGCGACGTTACTCCTCAGTGA
- the nuoL gene encoding NADH-quinone oxidoreductase subunit L has product MTGIFDFAPAIALLPLAAFVVVLLGGNYLPKRGALAGIAALGGSLVLSALSLVAVANGDPYHAELYTFLSGEGAISLHFGILIDPLSALMLTLVSLIALLVFVFSLGYMNDEGEGGLRRYYAELSLFAFSMLAFVFADNLLMAFMFFELVGLCSYLLIGFWFREPGPASAAKKAFLVTRFGDYFFLVGTVAILSMFGTGLFVGEEGFPKLAQHAIDGGQTFYGLGAETAITLAGLLVLGGVIGKSAQFPLHTWLPDAMEGPTPVSALIHAATMVAAGVYLVARMYGFYLLSPTALGVIALVGGFTALFAASMALVKQELKQVLAYSTISQYGYMMLALGGGGYVAAVFHLTTHAIFKALLFLGAGSVIIAMHHNENMWDMGGLKDKMPVTYYAFLSGSLALAGIFPFAGFWSKDEVLYETLIHGLGGSPLLLAGYAMGLAAVAFTGFYTFRMVLLTFHGDARTELAEDPHPVRWNVKLPLAVLGILAAVGGVINLAPVEKVTGVHLTFLHDWLGSATELLSVHHYEVLLHDYAHYTAENPLGEVGTVLAGAAVSLGLALLGAGIAYRLYAVPDPEEHTDRLGGLKTLLMNNYYQDEYQVWLARGVTVPIARAADTFDQSIVDGVVNATSSVSLFGSERVRRIQSGVVTNYASLVTFGLVALLVAFALLGGWL; this is encoded by the coding sequence ATGACAGGAATATTTGACTTCGCTCCGGCGATCGCATTGCTCCCGCTGGCCGCCTTCGTCGTCGTGTTGCTCGGCGGCAATTACCTGCCAAAGCGCGGCGCGCTGGCCGGTATCGCCGCGCTGGGGGGCTCGCTCGTCCTCTCGGCGCTTTCGCTGGTGGCCGTGGCCAACGGCGATCCGTACCACGCGGAACTCTATACGTTCCTCTCCGGAGAGGGCGCGATCAGTCTGCACTTCGGCATCCTGATCGATCCGCTCTCGGCGCTGATGCTCACCCTCGTTTCGTTGATCGCCCTGCTGGTGTTCGTGTTCTCGCTCGGGTACATGAACGACGAAGGAGAGGGCGGCCTTCGGCGGTACTACGCCGAGCTCTCGCTGTTCGCCTTCAGTATGCTCGCCTTCGTCTTCGCGGACAATCTCCTGATGGCGTTCATGTTCTTCGAACTCGTCGGGCTGTGTTCGTACCTGTTGATCGGGTTCTGGTTCCGCGAACCCGGGCCGGCATCGGCCGCGAAGAAGGCCTTCCTCGTGACCCGTTTCGGGGACTACTTCTTCCTCGTCGGCACCGTCGCCATCCTCTCGATGTTCGGCACCGGGCTGTTCGTCGGCGAGGAGGGCTTCCCGAAACTCGCCCAGCATGCGATCGACGGGGGCCAGACCTTCTACGGGCTGGGCGCGGAGACGGCCATCACGCTCGCCGGTCTGCTGGTGCTCGGCGGTGTGATCGGCAAGTCCGCCCAGTTCCCGCTACACACGTGGCTCCCTGACGCGATGGAGGGTCCGACTCCCGTCTCGGCGCTCATCCACGCCGCGACGATGGTCGCCGCCGGCGTCTACCTCGTCGCGCGGATGTACGGCTTCTACCTGCTTTCCCCGACCGCCCTGGGCGTGATCGCCCTCGTCGGCGGATTCACCGCGCTGTTTGCGGCGTCGATGGCGCTGGTCAAACAGGAACTCAAGCAGGTGCTCGCCTATTCGACGATCTCCCAGTACGGGTACATGATGCTCGCGCTGGGCGGCGGCGGGTACGTCGCGGCGGTTTTCCACCTCACGACCCACGCGATATTCAAGGCGCTGCTGTTCCTGGGTGCCGGGTCGGTCATCATCGCCATGCACCACAACGAGAACATGTGGGACATGGGTGGGCTCAAAGACAAGATGCCCGTGACCTACTACGCGTTCCTCTCGGGATCGCTCGCGCTTGCTGGCATCTTCCCCTTTGCCGGCTTCTGGTCGAAGGACGAGGTGCTCTACGAGACGCTGATCCACGGGCTGGGCGGCTCGCCGCTCCTGCTCGCCGGCTACGCGATGGGACTGGCCGCCGTCGCCTTCACCGGCTTTTACACCTTCCGGATGGTCCTGCTGACCTTCCACGGCGACGCCCGGACTGAACTGGCCGAGGATCCCCACCCCGTCCGGTGGAACGTCAAACTCCCGCTGGCCGTGCTCGGGATCCTGGCGGCTGTCGGCGGCGTCATCAACCTCGCGCCGGTCGAGAAGGTCACGGGCGTCCACCTGACGTTCCTCCACGACTGGCTGGGGAGCGCCACGGAACTACTCTCGGTTCATCACTACGAAGTGCTACTTCACGATTACGCGCACTACACGGCCGAGAACCCGCTCGGCGAGGTCGGAACCGTCCTCGCGGGCGCAGCGGTTTCGCTCGGCCTCGCTCTCCTGGGGGCCGGCATCGCCTATCGACTCTATGCCGTGCCGGATCCCGAGGAACACACGGACCGGCTCGGCGGCCTCAAGACGTTGCTCATGAACAACTACTATCAGGACGAGTATCAGGTCTGGCTGGCCCGGGGCGTGACAGTGCCGATCGCCCGCGCGGCCGACACCTTCGATCAGAGTATCGTCGACGGCGTCGTCAACGCCACCAGTAGCGTGAGCCTCTTCGGCAGCGAACGGGTCCGCCGGATCCAGTCCGGCGTCGTGACCAACTACGCCTCGCTGGTCACGTTCGGGCTGGTCGCGTTGCTGGTCGCCTTCGCACTGCTCGGGGGGTGGCTGTAA